The Rickettsiales bacterium genome window below encodes:
- a CDS encoding CHASE2 domain-containing protein: MIKWLTSHFFLGFLMLAALLVLHRTNMDWIESLRHHTFDFYQQTQPRIPTPDKQAAPVHIIDIDEKALREVGQWPWPRTKLAELVEKLTAYGVAVTGFDIVFAEEDRASAHQILKQRDDIPQVVVTALEALPNNEKVFAEAIKKARVVAGQVGVFEEIQDHELPRKVGFGILSPDGDRLVKPMLNRYAGVVENLEIIEDAATGIGLFSTRSGYGGAIRKVALVEKINDTLYPSLSLEMLRVALGGKDDYLIKGLKDGTPGIQSILVKGATPQMKFEIPTDIHGRVYVHFAKYSTAKEPLYISAADVLNPKNEATHKRMANLLAGSLVVIGTSAVGLKDIRKTPINPVLPGVEVHAQLLETILSDAHLTRPFEVVMIEWAIIFIGGMMMILFIPLLNSLWTFMLTSTIISAAVAVAWYYYTQHNQLLDASYPIVSLFSLFLVLGYLNYAREEKERKQVKEAFSHYVSPDLLDQLADNPEQLVLGGETRNITVLFSDIRGFTTISERFNAQELTRFINSFLTPMTNVILDRKGTIDKYMGDAIMAFWNAPLEVKNHAHHACHAALEMQAAVKALNAKLKAEADAVDLPEGYSRRRYAPIAIGVGVNTDDCCVGNMGSDQRFDYSALGDGVNLGARLEGQSKIYGVDTILGYNTAKQVIDDFAVIELDLLQVKGKTEPVRIFALLGDAEIKVSESFKKTENLVNDLQNSYRAQKWGDAKAFAEELSKHNKDLQKFSELLISRIVAFEQQPPGADWDGVAIALSK; this comes from the coding sequence ATGATCAAATGGCTGACATCGCATTTCTTTTTAGGGTTCTTGATGCTCGCGGCATTATTGGTGCTTCACCGAACCAATATGGATTGGATTGAGAGCCTTCGCCACCATACGTTTGACTTCTATCAACAGACTCAGCCACGCATTCCGACTCCAGATAAGCAGGCCGCTCCGGTGCATATTATTGATATTGACGAAAAGGCGTTACGTGAGGTGGGGCAGTGGCCTTGGCCTAGGACAAAGCTAGCGGAGCTTGTTGAGAAACTGACTGCTTACGGCGTCGCGGTGACCGGATTTGATATTGTTTTCGCCGAAGAAGATCGTGCCTCGGCGCATCAAATTTTGAAACAGCGTGATGATATTCCGCAAGTGGTTGTTACTGCGCTTGAGGCCTTGCCAAATAATGAGAAAGTCTTTGCTGAAGCGATTAAAAAGGCGCGTGTCGTGGCGGGGCAGGTCGGTGTATTTGAAGAGATTCAAGATCATGAACTTCCGCGAAAAGTAGGATTCGGTATTCTCTCACCCGATGGGGATAGGCTCGTTAAGCCGATGCTTAACCGTTATGCAGGGGTCGTTGAGAATCTCGAAATTATCGAAGATGCGGCAACAGGTATCGGGTTATTCTCGACGCGCTCCGGCTATGGGGGGGCGATTCGTAAAGTTGCTTTGGTCGAGAAAATTAATGACACACTTTATCCGTCACTGAGTTTGGAAATGCTACGCGTGGCGCTGGGGGGTAAGGATGATTATCTCATTAAAGGCCTTAAAGACGGTACGCCCGGGATTCAATCGATCTTGGTGAAGGGCGCGACGCCGCAAATGAAGTTTGAAATTCCGACCGACATTCATGGTCGCGTCTATGTTCATTTTGCGAAATATTCGACCGCCAAAGAGCCGCTTTATATCTCGGCCGCAGATGTGCTGAACCCAAAAAACGAGGCAACACATAAACGAATGGCGAATTTGTTAGCGGGTTCACTCGTGGTGATTGGGACCTCTGCGGTGGGTTTGAAAGATATAAGAAAGACGCCAATCAATCCGGTATTGCCAGGGGTGGAAGTGCATGCTCAATTGCTTGAAACTATTCTCTCAGATGCGCATCTAACGCGCCCATTCGAAGTGGTGATGATTGAGTGGGCTATTATCTTTATCGGTGGCATGATGATGATTTTGTTCATCCCTCTTTTGAATTCTTTGTGGACCTTTATGCTAACGAGCACGATCATTAGTGCCGCTGTGGCGGTTGCATGGTATTATTATACGCAACATAATCAGCTGCTAGATGCGAGCTATCCGATAGTGTCGCTCTTTAGTTTATTCCTCGTTTTAGGGTATCTCAATTATGCGCGTGAAGAGAAAGAGCGAAAGCAAGTAAAGGAGGCTTTCAGCCATTATGTTTCTCCGGATTTGCTAGATCAGTTGGCTGATAATCCTGAGCAGCTAGTGCTCGGCGGTGAGACCCGAAATATTACCGTGCTCTTTAGTGATATTCGCGGGTTTACGACGATCTCTGAACGGTTCAATGCGCAAGAGCTGACACGTTTTATTAATAGTTTCCTCACGCCGATGACCAATGTAATTTTGGATCGAAAAGGCACGATTGATAAATATATGGGCGATGCCATTATGGCCTTCTGGAATGCGCCATTAGAAGTGAAAAATCATGCGCATCACGCCTGTCATGCTGCGTTAGAAATGCAAGCGGCGGTCAAAGCGCTAAATGCTAAATTAAAGGCTGAAGCCGATGCGGTTGATTTGCCAGAGGGTTATAGCCGTCGCCGTTATGCTCCGATCGCGATTGGGGTAGGGGTGAACACGGATGATTGCTGTGTCGGCAATATGGGCTCTGATCAGCGGTTTGATTATTCTGCCTTGGGCGATGGTGTTAATTTAGGCGCGCGGCTTGAGGGGCAATCGAAGATCTACGGCGTGGATACGATCTTGGGCTATAATACAGCAAAACAGGTGATTGATGATTTTGCGGTGATCGAACTGGATCTTTTGCAGGTGAAGGGAAAGACGGAGCCGGTCCGCATTTTTGCGCTTCTAGGCGATGCTGAAATCAAAGTATCTGAGAGTTTTAAAAAGACAGAAAATTTGGTGAATGACTTGCAAAACTCGTATCGTGCGCAGAAGTGGGGTGATGCAAAGGCGTTTGCAGAGGAATTATCGAAGCATAATAAGGACTTGCAAAAGTTTTCAGAATTGCTTATATCGCGCATAGTGGCTTTTGAGCAACAACCTCCCGGCGCTGACTGGGACGGCGTTGCCATAGCTTTAAGTAAATAA
- a CDS encoding M23 family metallopeptidase → MTDRLGRFDKERIEKMLRKADGSLNDAAFMGVGAVFSAMLMVVTLSIATLEQSGAVMEMEFADSQEAVAEEQTVNIRDALVAAWKNLELKDPIQQTTVTEEVIEITADEIAAQAVPAAPEIIYPVDEKLSVKVNSGDTMAEIFQRQNIGIDDTNLIIKAMKKHFNPRNIRVGQTFDLELTRQSAEKSILTKFEVKTGKLTHVEVLLKGETFAAKKITVETNKQIARAGGVISSSFYEAGDDAGLPRAITSELVKAYSYDIDFGRDIKPGQTLDVLFEQLVSKDTGEVVGHGDLKYAAFKLKTKPVEIYKYTDRKGNTGYYKPNGESVRKALLKTPVNARISSKFGMRKHPILGYSKMHTGIDFAARSGTPIYAAGDGQINYAGRKGGYGNYIKIKHNGKYETAYAHMKNFAKGMRNGRRVKQGQVIGYVGSTGRSTGPHLHYEILKSGKRINPNGAKFRTGRVLKGKDLVAFKKEKTKLKNQLAALPRIREQVAQASE, encoded by the coding sequence TTGACGGATAGGTTAGGGCGCTTTGATAAAGAGCGCATTGAAAAGATGTTACGAAAAGCAGATGGCTCGTTAAATGACGCCGCCTTCATGGGTGTTGGCGCTGTGTTCAGCGCGATGTTGATGGTGGTGACATTGTCGATTGCGACTTTAGAACAGTCAGGTGCTGTGATGGAGATGGAATTCGCTGATTCGCAAGAAGCGGTAGCCGAAGAACAAACCGTCAATATCCGTGATGCGCTGGTTGCGGCGTGGAAGAATCTCGAGCTAAAAGATCCTATCCAGCAGACGACAGTAACCGAAGAAGTAATAGAAATTACTGCAGATGAGATAGCCGCCCAGGCCGTGCCGGCGGCACCAGAAATTATTTATCCCGTTGATGAAAAATTGAGCGTGAAAGTTAACTCTGGCGATACGATGGCTGAGATTTTTCAGCGTCAGAATATTGGTATTGATGATACAAATTTGATCATTAAAGCGATGAAGAAGCATTTTAATCCGCGCAATATTCGTGTTGGGCAGACGTTTGATTTAGAGCTAACACGCCAGTCGGCAGAAAAGTCGATCCTTACTAAATTTGAAGTCAAAACTGGTAAGTTGACGCATGTAGAGGTCTTGCTAAAGGGTGAAACGTTTGCGGCTAAAAAAATCACGGTCGAAACGAATAAGCAGATTGCGCGTGCCGGTGGAGTCATTAGTTCTAGCTTCTATGAAGCCGGTGACGATGCAGGCTTGCCGCGTGCGATTACCTCGGAGCTTGTGAAAGCCTACAGTTACGATATTGATTTTGGTCGCGATATTAAGCCGGGCCAAACGCTTGACGTATTGTTCGAGCAATTAGTATCGAAAGATACAGGTGAAGTAGTCGGGCATGGGGATCTCAAATATGCGGCTTTCAAGTTGAAGACCAAGCCGGTTGAGATTTACAAATACACCGATCGCAAAGGCAATACCGGATATTACAAACCTAATGGTGAGTCTGTGCGAAAAGCACTCCTGAAAACGCCAGTAAATGCGCGTATCTCTTCGAAATTTGGAATGCGTAAACACCCTATTTTAGGCTATTCAAAAATGCATACGGGTATCGATTTTGCTGCCCGTAGTGGCACGCCCATCTATGCGGCAGGCGATGGCCAGATCAATTATGCAGGTCGCAAGGGTGGTTACGGTAATTACATTAAAATCAAACATAATGGTAAATACGAAACCGCTTATGCGCATATGAAAAATTTTGCTAAAGGCATGCGTAATGGCCGTCGCGTCAAGCAGGGCCAAGTGATTGGTTATGTTGGATCTACCGGGCGTTCTACGGGCCCTCATTTGCATTATGAGATCCTCAAAAGCGGCAAACGTATCAATCCGAATGGTGCAAAATTCCGCACGGGTCGTGTGTTGAAAGGCAAAGACTTGGTGGCTTTCAAAAAAGAAAAAACCAAGCTGAAAAACCAGTTAGCGGCGCTTCCAAGGATTCGCGAACAAGTCGCCCAAGCGAGCGAGTAA
- the ruvC gene encoding crossover junction endodeoxyribonuclease RuvC, with protein MRILGIDPGLRYCGVGLIEVEGSNLRYLHSATIKPKTTLPLEQRLLILNEELRKVIEAYQPDEIALEETFVSVNGQSTLKLGQARGAIMLTISQAGFSVNEYAAKLVKKSLTGSGAADKTQMMHMVKLLLPKSDAQTEDEADALAIAITHAHHRNAPGVAA; from the coding sequence GTGCGTATTCTCGGTATTGATCCCGGCCTTCGTTATTGCGGAGTCGGGTTGATTGAGGTGGAGGGCTCCAACCTCCGTTACCTGCATAGTGCTACGATTAAGCCGAAAACGACCCTCCCATTAGAGCAGCGCTTGCTTATCTTGAATGAAGAACTTCGCAAAGTGATTGAAGCCTATCAACCAGATGAGATTGCATTGGAAGAAACCTTTGTTTCGGTAAATGGACAATCGACCTTGAAGCTTGGGCAAGCGCGTGGCGCGATTATGCTTACTATTTCGCAAGCCGGATTTTCGGTGAATGAATATGCTGCGAAGCTCGTAAAGAAATCGCTTACCGGCTCCGGCGCGGCGGATAAAACCCAAATGATGCATATGGTAAAGTTACTGCTGCCAAAATCCGATGCACAAACCGAGGATGAGGCTGATGCATTGGCCATCGCCATTACTCACGCCCATCACCGTAATGCGCCTGGGGTGGCGGCTTAA
- a CDS encoding lipid A deacylase LpxR family protein: MRFLLLSLFIMFGTVSSAMAQPAAAPNFHDKIPKELFERKDTSFITFTSENDLYSGNGADENYTNGARFTYYDTGRSASRLIEKLDKFLPFFNVNETTNTYFSLGQNMYTPRDITARIPDSADRPYAGFLYGSVGSNTINENHMDDVEITFGVVGLWALGEPIQKFVHQQIDSPDPKGWDHQLENEPGLMVAYQRSWPEAFAADLNPFYVRVAPHLGATLGNIYTYGAAGVTLQITPSHAIWQAPPPRVRPAMPGSGYFAVPDGSFAWSLFAGVEGRAMARNIFLDGNTFRDSASVDREIGVLDANAGLTLAYDSVQVAYTLNWRSREYEGQRDNSLFGSVSLGYRF, from the coding sequence ATGCGATTTTTGCTCCTCTCTCTGTTTATTATGTTCGGTACGGTTTCGTCGGCGATGGCACAACCGGCTGCGGCCCCAAACTTCCATGATAAAATCCCTAAGGAATTATTCGAACGCAAGGATACTTCTTTCATCACTTTTACCAGTGAGAATGATCTCTATAGCGGCAATGGGGCGGATGAGAATTATACGAATGGCGCTCGATTTACCTATTACGATACAGGCCGCAGCGCTTCGCGTTTGATCGAAAAGTTAGATAAATTTCTTCCCTTCTTCAACGTCAATGAAACGACCAATACCTATTTCTCGTTAGGGCAAAATATGTATACCCCGCGCGATATTACTGCGCGTATCCCGGATAGTGCGGATCGGCCTTATGCTGGTTTCCTCTATGGTTCGGTCGGATCGAACACCATTAATGAAAACCATATGGATGATGTGGAAATCACGTTCGGCGTGGTTGGGCTATGGGCGTTAGGTGAGCCGATTCAGAAATTCGTGCATCAGCAGATTGATTCGCCTGATCCGAAAGGATGGGATCATCAATTGGAAAATGAACCCGGATTGATGGTGGCCTATCAGCGTAGTTGGCCGGAAGCTTTTGCCGCAGACTTAAATCCATTTTATGTGCGCGTGGCGCCCCATCTCGGGGCGACGCTCGGTAACATCTATACGTATGGTGCGGCTGGGGTGACGTTGCAGATCACGCCGAGTCATGCCATTTGGCAGGCGCCGCCGCCACGCGTTCGACCGGCTATGCCGGGATCAGGCTATTTCGCCGTGCCGGATGGCAGCTTTGCGTGGTCGCTGTTTGCCGGAGTAGAAGGTCGCGCTATGGCCCGCAATATTTTTCTCGATGGTAATACCTTTCGCGACAGTGCGTCGGTCGATAGAGAGATTGGCGTGTTAGATGCCAATGCAGGCTTAACCCTCGCTTATGATAGCGTACAGGTGGCCTACACGCTTAATTGGCGCTCACGCGAATATGAAGGCCAACGTGATAATTCGCTCTTTGGTTCCGTCTCGCTAGGTTATCGTTTTTAA
- a CDS encoding valine--tRNA ligase, translating to MKTLPQKYDTAATEKRWQEHWLEAGTYNWDESAPRDETFVIDTPPPTVSGHLHMGHVFSYTQADFVARWQRMNGKTVFYPMGFDDNGLPTERLVEKATKKRAVDFASREEFIEACMGVSDESRKAYRALFQSTALSVDWNQEYHTVSKDSRKMSQLSFLDLFQKGHVTRKLEPMLWDPIDQTAIAQAEVEDKELPSHFCDIYFGVEGSDEKLTIATTRPELIPACVGIFYHPEDTRYQHLKDKVAITPLFGVKVPILEDDSVEIDKGTGIMMCCTFGDEADIEKWRKHNLELKLILNKYGKIEFEGAPEWMANKKAKMAREEIIKQLDEAGVLVESKPITHAVKCAERSGAPLEILPTPQWFVSVMDKKEALKAKSAECNWHPEWMSKRMDQWIDGLSWDWCISRQRYFGVPFPIWYSNRASEEGKVLIASADQLPCNPLVDLPEGYSRDEVDADVDVMDTWATSSISPQLSSKAITPELAIDAERHSKLFPADLRPQAHEIIRTWAFYTVVKAHLHGDTIPWKNLMISGWCLAEDKTKMSKSKGNVVTPIALIEEHGSDVVRYWASTSKLGQDTAFSRDLLKIGKKLVNKLWNATKFAAIHLEKLEGEPGEVTETLDKWIISRLHHATEKATAEFEIYEYASALRAIEDFFWNDFCDNYLELVKKRAYDEAGENRDGQMSAVYTIHQCLDGILRLFAPIVPHVTEELWSHIFDAKAQAMGSIHARGNWPKASDYLLDEAAEVEGIAVVDLLEAVRKAKSEKGVSIKWPITQATISADLSDSAKADLAGAGNIALITQGEGDTKTESEQHSLSLEFAAESDAA from the coding sequence ATGAAAACATTACCGCAAAAATACGATACTGCTGCGACCGAAAAACGCTGGCAGGAACATTGGCTTGAAGCTGGAACCTACAATTGGGATGAGAGCGCGCCACGCGACGAAACCTTCGTCATTGATACACCGCCGCCTACCGTCTCTGGCCACCTGCATATGGGGCATGTCTTTAGCTACACTCAGGCCGATTTTGTCGCGCGCTGGCAGCGCATGAATGGCAAAACCGTATTCTATCCGATGGGATTTGACGATAACGGCCTACCAACCGAACGCCTCGTTGAAAAAGCGACCAAAAAACGGGCCGTTGATTTCGCCAGCCGTGAAGAATTTATCGAAGCCTGCATGGGTGTATCGGATGAATCACGCAAAGCCTATCGCGCATTGTTTCAATCTACCGCCCTTTCGGTAGACTGGAATCAGGAGTATCATACGGTGTCCAAAGATAGCCGTAAAATGTCGCAACTTTCGTTCCTAGATCTTTTCCAAAAAGGCCATGTGACACGTAAATTAGAGCCGATGCTGTGGGATCCGATCGACCAAACCGCCATCGCGCAGGCCGAAGTTGAAGATAAAGAGCTGCCCTCGCATTTTTGCGATATTTATTTTGGTGTGGAGGGCTCCGATGAGAAACTCACGATCGCGACCACTCGTCCTGAGCTTATCCCGGCTTGTGTCGGCATCTTCTACCACCCTGAAGATACCCGCTACCAGCATTTAAAAGACAAAGTGGCGATCACTCCTCTCTTCGGCGTAAAGGTTCCTATCTTGGAGGATGACTCCGTTGAGATCGATAAAGGAACCGGCATCATGATGTGTTGTACCTTTGGTGACGAAGCCGATATCGAAAAATGGCGTAAGCATAATTTAGAGCTCAAGCTTATCCTCAATAAATATGGCAAGATTGAGTTTGAAGGCGCGCCTGAATGGATGGCGAATAAGAAAGCCAAAATGGCGCGCGAAGAAATCATCAAACAACTCGATGAAGCGGGAGTTCTCGTTGAATCAAAACCGATCACCCATGCTGTGAAATGTGCAGAACGCTCGGGCGCGCCGTTGGAAATTCTACCAACGCCACAATGGTTCGTGAGCGTGATGGATAAGAAAGAAGCTCTCAAAGCCAAGTCCGCCGAATGCAACTGGCATCCTGAATGGATGAGCAAACGCATGGATCAATGGATTGACGGTCTAAGCTGGGATTGGTGCATCTCGCGCCAGCGCTATTTCGGCGTTCCGTTCCCTATTTGGTATTCCAATCGTGCTAGCGAAGAAGGCAAAGTGCTGATCGCCTCAGCCGATCAGCTACCGTGCAACCCGCTGGTCGATTTACCTGAAGGCTATAGCCGCGACGAGGTCGACGCAGATGTGGATGTGATGGATACATGGGCAACTTCGTCCATCTCGCCGCAGCTTAGCAGTAAGGCAATCACGCCTGAATTGGCCATTGATGCAGAACGCCACAGCAAACTATTCCCGGCAGATTTACGCCCGCAAGCGCATGAAATTATTCGTACTTGGGCGTTTTACACAGTCGTTAAAGCGCACTTACATGGCGATACGATTCCGTGGAAAAACTTGATGATTTCCGGCTGGTGCTTGGCGGAAGATAAAACCAAAATGTCGAAATCTAAAGGCAATGTGGTGACACCGATTGCGCTGATCGAAGAGCATGGCTCTGACGTGGTTCGCTATTGGGCGAGTACGTCGAAACTGGGCCAAGATACCGCCTTTTCTCGTGATCTGCTCAAGATTGGTAAGAAGCTCGTCAATAAACTTTGGAACGCGACGAAGTTCGCTGCCATTCACCTCGAGAAGCTAGAGGGTGAACCGGGTGAAGTGACAGAAACGCTGGATAAATGGATCATCTCACGCCTGCACCATGCAACGGAAAAAGCGACTGCAGAATTTGAAATATACGAATATGCCTCTGCCCTTCGCGCGATTGAAGATTTTTTCTGGAATGATTTTTGCGATAACTATTTAGAGCTCGTCAAGAAGCGTGCTTACGATGAAGCAGGTGAGAATAGAGACGGTCAAATGAGCGCTGTGTACACCATCCACCAGTGTTTGGATGGCATTTTACGTCTATTCGCGCCGATTGTGCCGCATGTCACCGAAGAGCTTTGGAGCCATATTTTTGATGCTAAAGCACAAGCAATGGGCTCTATCCATGCACGTGGGAACTGGCCAAAAGCGAGCGATTATCTGCTCGATGAAGCGGCAGAAGTCGAAGGCATCGCCGTCGTTGATTTGCTCGAAGCCGTGCGCAAAGCCAAGTCAGAAAAAGGCGTGTCGATCAAATGGCCCATCACACAGGCAACAATCTCAGCCGACTTGAGTGATTCTGCGAAAGCAGATTTAGCCGGTGCCGGTAACATCGCCCTAATCACACAGGGCGAAGGCGATACGAAAACCGAATCTGAACAACATAGCCTATCTTTAGAATTCGCTGCAGAGAGCGACGCCGCTTAA
- a CDS encoding flagellin, translating into MRKKIETTIDQLSSGNRLTSAQVDVASLSISSTLRNQIESTRSVQTNVAQASSLFQVAEGGLSNIQDILLRMTAISTQANSDGITGNERIYLDTEFQNLKQEIERIAQTTNFNGVEVLNGYRYQNETQIITGDNTNETIFGSELSETITGFGGDDTILAGAGDDLIMSGANTIPGLTGSLYRNPGAITSLAQAEAIVAGGQPLSGSFIATALDYPNGAINSHNNTVANFLGVDTASLGDPVLAASITNRMVFVFDGQIDVAAAGIYNFSVGSDDGFNLSIDGTTVTERTTNRGFAFSNGNVNLTAGLHDIRVLYWENGGGEGLEVVSSLTGGGIVTSAVLSTSGAGGLDGNDTIDGGAGTDIVSFDGARADYSISQNYKGDYIVTDNRAGSPNGTDVLSNVEQLQFSDGGFILGSALAGTETLSFDISGVGSEVLEYDIVDATLDSLFTIPGDIRVRTRAEASFAITELQTATRAVTAMRAYVGSLAERSDYITNNAAQLIQNQSDAKAVLSDTDIAATSTTFASLQVQNSAAIAVAAQTNQLQSDILLELLNEGTIISPSGG; encoded by the coding sequence TTGAGGAAGAAGATTGAAACGACGATTGATCAACTTTCGTCTGGTAACCGGCTTACCAGCGCACAGGTTGATGTGGCGAGTCTCTCCATTTCCTCAACATTACGCAATCAAATTGAATCAACACGCTCCGTACAAACGAATGTCGCACAAGCAAGCAGCTTGTTTCAGGTCGCAGAGGGCGGGCTCTCAAACATTCAAGATATTTTACTACGAATGACAGCGATTTCCACCCAAGCCAATAGCGATGGCATTACTGGAAACGAACGCATTTATTTAGATACTGAGTTTCAAAACCTCAAACAAGAGATTGAGCGCATCGCCCAAACCACCAACTTTAACGGCGTTGAAGTGCTTAACGGCTATCGTTACCAAAATGAAACCCAAATCATTACCGGTGACAATACAAATGAAACGATTTTTGGCAGCGAATTAAGCGAAACCATCACAGGCTTTGGCGGCGATGATACGATTTTAGCCGGAGCGGGCGATGATCTTATCATGTCCGGCGCCAATACGATTCCTGGATTGACGGGAAGCTTATACCGGAACCCCGGCGCTATTACCTCCTTAGCTCAGGCGGAGGCAATCGTCGCAGGCGGTCAACCTCTTTCCGGGAGCTTTATTGCCACCGCGCTCGACTATCCAAACGGAGCCATTAACAGCCATAATAATACCGTCGCAAATTTTCTTGGTGTTGATACCGCTTCGTTAGGCGACCCCGTATTAGCCGCGAGCATTACCAACCGGATGGTTTTTGTATTTGACGGTCAAATTGATGTAGCCGCTGCGGGAATTTATAATTTCAGCGTCGGATCAGACGATGGGTTCAACCTCTCTATTGATGGCACGACAGTAACAGAACGAACCACCAACCGCGGATTCGCTTTTTCAAATGGCAATGTAAACCTAACGGCAGGCTTGCATGATATACGTGTTCTTTATTGGGAAAATGGTGGCGGCGAAGGGTTAGAAGTCGTCAGCTCGTTAACAGGCGGAGGTATCGTCACTAGCGCCGTACTCAGCACCTCAGGCGCAGGAGGCCTCGACGGCAATGACACGATAGATGGCGGCGCCGGAACGGACATTGTCTCGTTCGATGGTGCCAGAGCAGATTACAGTATTTCTCAAAACTATAAGGGTGATTATATCGTTACCGATAACCGCGCGGGTAGCCCTAACGGAACCGACGTGCTCAGTAATGTCGAACAACTTCAATTTAGCGATGGTGGCTTTATCCTTGGTAGCGCACTGGCAGGTACTGAAACGCTCTCATTCGATATTTCAGGCGTGGGTTCAGAAGTGCTTGAATATGATATTGTGGATGCAACACTCGATTCGCTCTTCACCATACCAGGAGATATACGGGTGCGAACCCGCGCAGAAGCCAGTTTTGCCATCACTGAGCTACAAACAGCGACCCGGGCGGTCACCGCAATGCGCGCTTATGTCGGCTCACTGGCCGAACGCTCTGATTATATCACGAATAATGCTGCACAGTTAATCCAAAACCAGAGCGACGCTAAGGCCGTCTTAAGCGATACCGATATCGCGGCAACTTCCACTACATTTGCATCATTACAGGTGCAAAATAGTGCAGCGATCGCCGTCGCGGCGCAAACCAATCAGCTACAATCAGATATCTTACTGGAACTCTTAAATGAAGGAACGATTATCTCTCCAAGCGGAGGATAA
- the argH gene encoding argininosuccinate lyase: MTEKSSNPMWGGRFSGGPAKIMEQLNASIDFDKRMAGQDIAGSLAHAEMLAKTGILTEEEAAEISQGLREILVEIQAGDFTFRPELEDIHMNVESRLREKIGMVSGKLHTARSRNDQVATDFRLWVRDAIDGLDSDLQLVQAALLGQAAVHAESVMPGFTHLQPAQPVTFGHHLLAYVEMFGRDRSRLSDARVRLNECPLGSAALAGTGFAIDRDQTASALGFDRPTVNSLDAVSDRDFALEFLSAAAIAAMHLSRLGEELVMWGAPAFGFVTHSDSFSTGSSIMPQKKNPDAAELVRGKMGRIASQFDRLLFVMKGLPLAYNKDTQEDKEPVFEAAEQLSLCLQVTAGMIEELTVHPQKMRAACNAGFLTATDLADWLVRELGLPFRDAHHATAAAVQKAQAAECELHELPLAALKEVHADITEAVFEVLSVEASVASRTSFGGTSPMRVKESIEAAIARYL, from the coding sequence ATGACAGAAAAATCTTCAAATCCGATGTGGGGTGGGCGCTTTAGTGGCGGTCCTGCCAAAATTATGGAACAGCTTAATGCGTCGATCGATTTCGATAAGCGTATGGCCGGACAAGATATTGCAGGCTCGCTTGCGCATGCAGAAATGTTGGCGAAAACCGGTATCTTAACCGAAGAAGAAGCGGCGGAAATTAGTCAAGGTTTGCGCGAAATTTTGGTGGAAATTCAGGCAGGAGACTTTACTTTTAGACCTGAGCTTGAAGATATTCATATGAATGTCGAATCGCGTTTGCGTGAAAAAATTGGTATGGTTTCAGGTAAGCTACACACGGCGCGTTCGCGTAACGACCAAGTAGCGACCGATTTTAGGCTCTGGGTGCGTGATGCGATTGATGGATTGGATAGCGATCTGCAATTGGTGCAAGCGGCTTTGCTTGGTCAAGCGGCGGTACATGCAGAATCGGTTATGCCCGGTTTCACCCATTTACAGCCCGCACAGCCCGTGACGTTTGGCCACCACCTGCTCGCTTATGTTGAAATGTTTGGACGAGATCGTTCTCGTTTGAGCGATGCGCGTGTGCGTTTGAATGAATGTCCGTTAGGTTCTGCCGCTTTGGCCGGTACTGGTTTTGCGATTGATCGTGATCAAACCGCCAGTGCATTAGGCTTTGATAGGCCCACCGTGAATTCACTCGATGCCGTGTCCGATCGTGACTTTGCGCTAGAGTTTTTGAGCGCCGCAGCCATTGCGGCAATGCATCTTTCACGTCTAGGCGAAGAGCTTGTCATGTGGGGTGCGCCTGCCTTTGGCTTCGTGACCCATTCCGATAGTTTTTCGACCGGTAGCTCTATCATGCCGCAGAAAAAGAACCCAGATGCCGCGGAATTAGTGCGCGGGAAAATGGGCCGTATTGCGAGCCAGTTTGACCGTTTACTCTTTGTGATGAAGGGGCTGCCATTGGCCTATAATAAAGATACGCAGGAAGATAAAGAACCGGTATTCGAAGCGGCTGAGCAGCTCTCGCTTTGCTTGCAAGTGACGGCGGGAATGATCGAAGAACTCACCGTGCATCCGCAGAAAATGCGCGCCGCATGTAATGCCGGCTTTCTTACGGCAACGGATCTAGCCGATTGGTTAGTGCGCGAGTTAGGCTTGCCTTTCCGCGATGCGCACCATGCGACGGCCGCCGCCGTACAAAAAGCCCAAGCCGCCGAGTGCGAGCTACATGAATTGCCACTCGCCGCCCTTAAGGAAGTGCATGCGGATATTACGGAGGCGGTGTTTGAGGTGTTATCGGTAGAGGCGTCAGTTGCAAGCCGTACGAGCTTCGGCGGAACCTCGCCCATGCGTGTGAAAGAATCCATTGAAGCGGCGATTGCGCGTTACCTTTAA